From the genome of Rhizobium binae, one region includes:
- a CDS encoding GNAT family N-acetyltransferase — translation MSFLLRDAFEADIPAITGIYGDSVLNGVASYEITPPSETEMAQRFAAIIDQRYPYIAAVDADGDLLGYAYASAFRTRPAYRWMVEDSIYLAPEARGQGIGKVLMSELIDRCTALGFRQMVAVIGGASPASIALHLKAGFVEVGLMQGTGYKHGRWLDTMFMQRSLGEGMTTDPDPSVYPGTLSAR, via the coding sequence ATGTCCTTTCTTCTGCGCGACGCCTTTGAGGCCGATATCCCCGCCATTACCGGGATCTATGGCGACTCCGTCCTGAACGGCGTTGCAAGCTACGAGATCACACCGCCCTCCGAGACCGAGATGGCGCAACGTTTTGCGGCGATCATCGACCAGCGATATCCCTATATCGCCGCAGTCGATGCGGATGGAGACCTGCTCGGCTACGCCTATGCCTCGGCCTTCCGCACCCGCCCGGCCTATCGCTGGATGGTCGAGGATTCGATTTACCTGGCGCCCGAAGCCCGCGGTCAAGGCATCGGCAAGGTGCTGATGAGCGAGTTGATCGACCGCTGCACTGCCCTCGGTTTTCGTCAGATGGTGGCCGTCATCGGCGGCGCAAGCCCCGCCTCGATCGCGCTTCATCTGAAGGCGGGTTTCGTGGAGGTCGGCCTGATGCAGGGCACGGGCTACAAGCATGGGCGCTGGCTGGATACGATGTTCATGCAGCGCAGCCTCGGCGAAGGCATGACGACCGATCCGGATCCATCCGTTTATCCCGGGACGCTGTCTGCACGCTGA
- a CDS encoding DUF2794 domain-containing protein, whose protein sequence is MTDQPDLRHGESRSVDNSSSVVVDLREYRQSKDPLPVTFHRRELDAILWIYGRMVGEGEWRDYAIDHLKDRAVFSVFKRSGEMPFFRIEKNPKLAAKQGAYSVINVNGMILKRGHELNQVLKVFDKALKLVDK, encoded by the coding sequence ATGACAGATCAGCCGGATTTGCGACACGGCGAAAGCCGCTCCGTCGACAATAGTTCCTCGGTCGTCGTCGATCTCAGGGAGTACAGACAAAGCAAGGACCCGCTTCCGGTGACTTTCCATAGGCGCGAACTCGATGCGATCCTCTGGATCTACGGCCGCATGGTCGGCGAGGGCGAATGGCGCGATTACGCCATCGATCACCTGAAAGACAGGGCGGTGTTTTCCGTCTTCAAACGCTCCGGTGAAATGCCGTTCTTCCGAATCGAAAAGAACCCGAAGCTCGCCGCCAAGCAAGGCGCCTATTCCGTCATTAACGTCAACGGTATGATCCTGAAGCGCGGACACGAGCTGAACCAAGTGCTGAAGGTATTCGACAAGGCCTTGAAGCTCGTCGATAAGTAA